GGCCGGGGCGGGCGGCGGCTACGGGTTCATGTTCATCACCGAAATGGGGCGCATCCTGGAGCGGGCGGGGGAGACGCGAGACGGTGACGCGATCTCCGGCGCGGTGGACGCCCTGGAAGCCTACCTCGATCGCGTCGAGGTCCACTTCGTGGTGATACCCGAGGATTCCGACGAGGAGTAGGTGGCCGCCGCCGTGGCGGCGTTGCGGTCGACCTCGGCGGCGTCGATCATGCCGACCAGGACGCCGTGGACATACGGGCGCGTGAGGTTCCAGCGGATCGACTCGTCGGCGACGCGGGCCAGGCGCCCTTCGCCGACCGCCTTCATCACCAGCACTCCCCGGCCGGCGGCGGCATGAGCCTCGAGGGCGGCCACGTAGTGCCGCAGTCCGGCATCCATGTGGTCCTCGAACTTGTTGAAGTTGGTCATGACCACGTCCAGGCCGCTCATCGCGACGCACGCCTCCAGCGTGTCGATGTTGTGGGTGCTGAGGCCCAGGGCGCGGATCCGGCCGGCATCCCGCGCCGCGCATAGCGCCTCGAACGCCCCGGCCCGCCGCTCGAGTTCCCCGGGTTCGTCGACGTCATGGAGGAAATAGAGGTCGAGGTAGTCGACGCCTAGCTCGTCCAGGGCGAGATCCAGGCTGCGCCGCGCGGCGTCGGCGGTCGCCGCATGGGTCTTGCTCGCAAGCTGGACCCGGCCGCGATCCAGGCCAAGCAGACCCGCGCGGACGTGTGCGTGCGTGCCGTAGTCGTCGGAAGTATCCCACCACGTCAGGCCGCGATCGTAGGCGTGGCGCAGCAGCGCGCCCAGTTGGGCCGGCGCCTGGCGCGATTGCCGGCTCTGGTAGCCGAAGCCGAACGTCCCGGTCCCGATGCCCAGGACCGATACGACCACGCCGCACCGCCCCAGCCGGGCGGTGGGAAGAGGGGTCAATCGGCCACCATGACCTGCTCGGTCAACCAGTAGCGCTCCCACTCGCGCATCTGCGTCAACGTGGACATGTCGGACATGCGATCCAGGAAGAGCTTGCCGAAGAGGTGGTCGGTCTCGTGCTGGACCACCACGGCCGGGAAGCCCTCGAA
This DNA window, taken from Candidatus Tanganyikabacteria bacterium, encodes the following:
- a CDS encoding Hpt domain-containing protein, with product MSSSERIRVEVDADFQALVPGFLETRRREIPRLRELLAAEELAEIAAIGHRLAGAGGGYGFMFITEMGRILERAGETRDGDAISGAVDALEAYLDRVEVHFVVIPEDSDEE
- a CDS encoding aldo/keto reductase; its protein translation is MTPLPTARLGRCGVVVSVLGIGTGTFGFGYQSRQSRQAPAQLGALLRHAYDRGLTWWDTSDDYGTHAHVRAGLLGLDRGRVQLASKTHAATADAARRSLDLALDELGVDYLDLYFLHDVDEPGELERRAGAFEALCAARDAGRIRALGLSTHNIDTLEACVAMSGLDVVMTNFNKFEDHMDAGLRHYVAALEAHAAAGRGVLVMKAVGEGRLARVADESIRWNLTRPYVHGVLVGMIDAAEVDRNAATAAATYSSSESSGITTKWTSTRSR